The DNA window TTCACGCTCCAGGTGGCGTGGTGCATGACGACGACACGCACAATCGCACCCCAGAACATGGTGACAAGCCCGCCGGTAAACGTGCCTTTGACGTACAAGCCGACGGCGAACGGAATGAGAATCCCGAGCAGAATCCAGAAGCCGTACAGGCGGTCGACGAAACGGACCAGCGGCGACGCGACGAGGTCGTTGACGGAGCGGGCGACGTCCGGCGCATCTCGATGCAGGAGCCAGCCCGTGTGGGCGTGCCAGAGCCCGCGGAGCACGCCGAGCGGGCCACTCCCGTGCAGGTTAGGCGAATGCGGGTCGCCGTGGTCGTCGGAGTTCTGATGGTGTCTTCGGTGCGTCGCGGCCCAGCGGACCGGCGGGCCCTGTGCGGCCATGCAGCCGAGGATGTAGAAGATCGCCTCAACCCAGCGATGCGTGGTGAATGCGCGGTGGGTGAGCAGGCGGTGATAGCCGATGGTCACGCCAAACCCGACCGCCAGGTAACAGACGGCCATCACGAGCATGTCGATCCAGGCGATGCCGCCGGCGAAAGCAAAACCGACGGCAACAGCCAATCCGATGTAGGGAAGAAGAACAGTCACCCACATGGTGACGGCAATCACCAGAGATGGTCTGTCGAGGTGCTCGTTCGCTTCGGCATCCGTCTGTTGACCGGTCTTTTGCCTCGGAATCCAACGGCCTGCGGTTGTCCACAAATCCACTCAACATCCTTGCGCTAAGGTGACACCCCGAACAGGCGAGCCGGATCAACGGCGCGGTCCCTTTGTTCAGTTGGACGCGAGAATACTCGCAGCACTTGCCGCAAAAAAGAAGCGGCGCGCCCCAGTGCTACGAATTGATGAAGGCTGATGTTCGGCGTTCACGGCGGAACCGTTCAGCCCTGCTTTCCGGTGGGGCAGGCATTCTTGCCTGCCGCGAGCCCGCGATGCCGGCATTCCTGCCGGCCTGAGCGGGATCGCAGCCGGACGCCGACACACACTGCTTCGCATGACCTCAACCG is part of the Humisphaera borealis genome and encodes:
- a CDS encoding acyl-CoA desaturase is translated as MIAVTMWVTVLLPYIGLAVAVGFAFAGGIAWIDMLVMAVCYLAVGFGVTIGYHRLLTHRAFTTHRWVEAIFYILGCMAAQGPPVRWAATHRRHHQNSDDHGDPHSPNLHGSGPLGVLRGLWHAHTGWLLHRDAPDVARSVNDLVASPLVRFVDRLYGFWILLGILIPFAVGLYVKGTFTGGLVTMFWGAIVRVVVMHHATWSVNSICHLFGYRTFKSGDMSRNNPIVAALALGEGWHNNHHAFPTSAQHGLKKYEIDLSYLVIRFMERARLVWDVRRPSAAAQQVKALS